The window TGTAGCTCTTGAGTGCCATGTCGTTACCCGTCAGATCCCGGTGGTCACGTCGATGGAGTTGCCTTCGGCCAAAGTCACCACGGCCTTCTTATAATCGCTGCGCACACCGGGAAAGCCGCGGAAGCGCTTGGTCTTGCCGCCGACGACGATGGTGTTCACCGCCTTCACCTTGACTTGGAACAAGGTCTCGATGGCGACCTTGACCTCGGGCTTGGTGGCGCTCATCGGCACCTCGAAGGTCACCTGGTTGTGCTCCGAGCCCTTGGTCGACTTCTCCGTCACGATCGGGCGGCGCACCAGGTCGTACATGCGCTCGCGGGTGAGCGAGACCTCTTTGGCGTTGTGTGGGCGCATGCTCATTTCAGACGCGCCTCCAAGCGCTCGACCGCGGCCCGGGTCAGCACCAGGGTGTCGCGGCGCAGGATGTCGTAGACGTTGACGCCGGCGGCCGGCAGCACGTCGATCTTGGGAATGTTGCGAGAGGCGCGGGCGAAGTTGGAATTCACGGTCGCGCCGTCGATCACCAAGGCCGAGGACCAGCCGAGCTTGGCCA is drawn from Pseudomonadota bacterium and contains these coding sequences:
- a CDS encoding 50S ribosomal protein L23; the encoded protein is MSMRPHNAKEVSLTRERMYDLVRRPIVTEKSTKGSEHNQVTFEVPMSATKPEVKVAIETLFQVKVKAVNTIVVGGKTKRFRGFPGVRSDYKKAVVTLAEGNSIDVTTGI